A portion of the Halococcus hamelinensis 100A6 genome contains these proteins:
- a CDS encoding aminopeptidase: protein MDPRVREHAEIVVEHSTNVEAGDNVQIVAPPEAEDLVVALYEKLGERGANPAVSLGSDRALRAFKRASDPADFELPSHRMASIEETDVFVSVKAAANTNEGSDVEPETNAAYRRAVKPIGETVMSEKRWCGTQFPAAGNAQDAEMSTEAYEEFVYRAVNKDWEAQREHQERMVEVLDPASEVRIVSGEGTDLTMRVDGMVTENDHGENNLPGGEVFTAPVPDSVEGEVHFDKPVMAQGREVTDVSLSFEGGEVVEHSAEKNEDVLRAALDTDAGARRLGELGIGMNRDIDEFTYNMLFDEKMGDTIHLALGMAYEETVGEDRERNDSALHMDMIVDMSRESRIEVDGEVVQRNGTFRFEDGFEE from the coding sequence ATGGACCCACGCGTTCGCGAGCACGCCGAGATCGTCGTCGAGCACTCCACGAACGTCGAAGCGGGCGACAACGTCCAGATCGTCGCCCCGCCCGAAGCCGAGGACCTGGTGGTCGCACTCTACGAGAAGCTCGGCGAGCGCGGCGCGAACCCCGCCGTCTCGCTCGGAAGCGACCGAGCCCTCCGCGCGTTCAAGCGTGCGAGCGACCCCGCGGACTTCGAACTCCCGAGCCACCGGATGGCGTCGATCGAGGAGACGGACGTGTTCGTCTCGGTCAAGGCGGCGGCGAACACCAACGAGGGGAGCGACGTCGAGCCCGAGACCAACGCCGCCTACCGGCGGGCCGTCAAGCCGATCGGCGAGACGGTCATGAGCGAAAAGCGGTGGTGTGGCACCCAGTTCCCCGCCGCTGGCAACGCCCAGGACGCCGAGATGAGTACGGAGGCCTACGAGGAGTTCGTCTACCGGGCCGTCAACAAGGACTGGGAGGCCCAGCGCGAACACCAGGAACGAATGGTCGAGGTCCTCGACCCCGCCAGCGAGGTTCGGATCGTCTCGGGCGAGGGCACCGACCTCACGATGCGCGTCGATGGCATGGTGACGGAGAACGACCACGGCGAGAACAACCTGCCCGGCGGCGAGGTGTTCACCGCTCCGGTCCCCGACTCCGTCGAGGGCGAGGTCCACTTCGACAAACCCGTGATGGCGCAGGGTCGGGAGGTCACCGACGTCTCGCTCTCGTTCGAAGGGGGCGAGGTGGTCGAGCACAGCGCCGAGAAGAACGAGGACGTTCTGAGGGCGGCGCTCGACACCGACGCGGGCGCGCGCCGACTCGGCGAGCTGGGCATCGGGATGAACCGCGATATTGACGAGTTTACGTACAACATGCTCTTCGACGAGAAGATGGGCGATACGATCCACCTCGCGCTCGGGATGGCCTACGAGGAGACCGTCGGCGAGGACCGGGAGCGAAACGACAGCGCGCTCCACATGGACATGATCGTCGACATGAGCCGGGAGTCGCGGATCGAGGTGGATGGGGAGGTCGTCCAGCGAAACGGTACCTTCCGGTTCGAGGACGGCTTCGAGGAGTAG
- a CDS encoding DUF5783 family protein: protein MTEFSPEKFEDKYTHYFPELQTAYKNAFGTMNDAYDSQLIHAIDQQVLNESEPFYDEESGFRVDLPENPTERVTAVVVEDEKLDAILDEYVERIEAELARVFGVDRDSPKA from the coding sequence ATGACCGAGTTCAGTCCCGAGAAGTTCGAGGACAAGTACACGCACTACTTCCCCGAACTCCAGACCGCCTACAAGAACGCCTTCGGGACCATGAACGACGCGTACGACTCCCAACTGATCCACGCCATCGACCAGCAGGTGCTGAACGAGTCCGAACCGTTCTACGACGAGGAGAGCGGGTTTCGGGTCGACCTCCCCGAGAACCCGACCGAGCGCGTGACGGCGGTGGTGGTCGAGGACGAGAAGCTCGACGCCATCCTCGACGAGTACGTCGAGCGGATCGAGGCGGAGCTGGCGCGGGTGTTCGGGGTCGATCGTGACAGTCCAAAGGCCTAA
- a CDS encoding NifU family protein: protein MSVETERSEDELREAISNFLRRNFPQIQMHGGSAAIQGLDRESGEVTVALGGACSGCGISPMTIQAIKSRMVKEIPEINKVHAETGMGGMDADMGEGGFGGGGMSPSFPGETTEDDEGPQAPF from the coding sequence ATGAGCGTCGAAACCGAACGGAGCGAGGACGAACTTCGCGAGGCGATCTCGAACTTCCTCCGCCGGAACTTCCCCCAGATCCAGATGCACGGCGGGAGCGCGGCGATCCAGGGTCTCGACCGCGAGAGCGGCGAGGTCACCGTCGCGCTCGGCGGCGCGTGCTCGGGCTGTGGGATCTCGCCGATGACGATCCAGGCGATCAAGAGCCGGATGGTCAAGGAGATCCCCGAGATCAACAAGGTCCACGCCGAGACGGGCATGGGCGGCATGGACGCCGACATGGGCGAGGGCGGCTTCGGCGGCGGCGGAATGAGCCCCTCGTTCCCCGGCGAGACCACCGAGGACGACGAAGGCCCCCAGGCCCCCTTCTAA
- a CDS encoding Na+/H+ antiporter — translation MLAQTVAATEIDLLVVFLLAAGVGVFVAKVGRFPYTIALLIAGFAVSGIQAIFGVQLFAIELSHDLILLVLLPPLLFEGAATTDLESFRANLGPILALAVPGVILSVVVLGFVGQYAFGFPLLVSLLFAAMILPTDPVSVLALFDELGAPERLSTLVEGESLLNDGVGVVIFSALLALTEESIRTNTPASELLSLSRLASTAFEIALSSVGGVVVGLVAGYAVYRVMVNLDEHMTEIVLTLILTYGSFLLAEHYLHVSGVIATVVAGLFIGNRGVEYAMSPQTKLSIFNTLETAAFIVNTFIFVAIGATTPVRQLAEFAVPIVVAIPLVLLARVVAVYPLTAITNQFSPNGVPRDYQHVMVWGGLHGSIPVALVLGLPSGFPPGNELRAMVFGVVAFSLVVQGLTMSRLLDRLGIATRTDDQRLYELLNGRARATDAALDAAERLRKRGDIPSDVYDDFTEEYEEEREDLREAISQLMQENPDLRREELLIGERRLLQREKNAIREAVQNGVIGGDVGDRLLEEVDLKLNRVNDGESTVDEQEEAYEEFWRTQAAEFGLDIDPPGEGTSD, via the coding sequence ATGCTGGCACAGACGGTCGCGGCGACCGAGATCGACCTCCTCGTGGTGTTCCTGCTCGCAGCGGGCGTCGGGGTGTTCGTCGCGAAGGTCGGACGGTTTCCCTACACTATCGCGCTGTTGATCGCGGGCTTTGCGGTCTCCGGGATCCAGGCGATATTCGGGGTCCAACTCTTCGCCATCGAACTCTCACACGACCTGATCCTCCTCGTGTTGCTCCCACCCCTCCTGTTCGAGGGCGCGGCCACGACCGACCTCGAATCCTTCCGGGCGAACCTCGGGCCGATCCTCGCGCTCGCGGTCCCCGGGGTGATCCTCTCGGTCGTCGTGCTGGGGTTCGTGGGCCAGTACGCCTTCGGCTTCCCCCTCCTGGTCTCGCTGCTGTTCGCCGCGATGATCCTCCCGACGGACCCGGTGAGCGTGCTGGCGCTGTTCGACGAACTCGGCGCGCCCGAACGCCTCTCGACGCTGGTGGAGGGCGAGAGCCTGCTCAACGACGGCGTCGGCGTCGTGATCTTCTCGGCGCTGCTCGCGCTCACCGAGGAGTCGATACGAACGAACACGCCCGCCTCGGAGCTCCTCAGCCTCTCGCGGCTCGCCAGCACGGCCTTCGAGATCGCGTTGTCGAGCGTCGGCGGCGTGGTGGTCGGGCTGGTCGCGGGCTACGCGGTCTACCGGGTGATGGTCAACCTCGACGAACACATGACCGAGATCGTCCTCACCCTCATCCTCACCTACGGGAGCTTCCTGCTCGCCGAACACTACCTCCACGTCTCGGGCGTGATCGCGACGGTCGTCGCGGGGCTGTTCATCGGCAACCGCGGCGTCGAGTACGCGATGAGCCCCCAGACCAAGCTCTCGATCTTCAACACGCTCGAGACCGCTGCGTTCATCGTCAACACCTTCATCTTCGTCGCGATCGGCGCGACCACGCCCGTCCGACAGCTCGCCGAGTTCGCGGTGCCGATCGTGGTCGCGATCCCGCTCGTGCTCCTCGCGCGCGTCGTCGCGGTCTATCCGCTCACCGCGATCACCAACCAGTTCTCGCCGAACGGCGTGCCCCGGGACTACCAGCACGTCATGGTGTGGGGCGGGCTCCACGGCTCGATCCCGGTCGCGCTGGTGCTCGGGCTCCCCTCGGGCTTCCCGCCGGGCAACGAGCTCCGCGCGATGGTGTTCGGCGTCGTCGCGTTCAGCCTCGTCGTCCAAGGGCTCACGATGTCGCGACTCCTCGACAGGCTGGGGATCGCCACCCGGACGGACGACCAACGTCTCTACGAACTGCTCAACGGCCGGGCGCGCGCCACCGACGCCGCGCTCGACGCCGCCGAGCGCCTCCGCAAGCGCGGCGACATCCCGAGCGACGTCTACGACGACTTCACCGAGGAGTACGAGGAGGAACGCGAGGACCTCCGGGAGGCGATCTCACAGCTGATGCAGGAGAACCCCGACCTCCGGCGCGAGGAGCTTCTGATCGGCGAGCGCCGCCTCCTCCAGCGCGAGAAGAACGCGATCCGCGAGGCCGTCCAGAACGGGGTCATCGGCGGCGACGTCGGCGACCGCCTCCTCGAAGAGGTCGACCTCAAGCTCAACCGGGTCAACGACGGCGAGAGCACCGTCGACGAACAGGAGGAGGCCTACGAGGAGTTCTGGCGAACCCAGGCCGCCGAGTTCGGCCTCGATATCGACCCCCCCGGTGAGGGCACCAGCGACTGA